The Paenibacillus sophorae genome has a segment encoding these proteins:
- a CDS encoding NAD(+) synthase, whose product MNPLLNFGFSRVAAASPELRVADCAFNANKIIEVIEQAYKQQVEYLVLPELCITGYTCADLFMQRRLLDSALEALLAIAAKTADLSMVVIAGLPIDIRGRLYNCAAVIQSGSILGIVPKTCIPGYSEFYEPRWFAGAEELETSELRIGGAAVPIGSDLMFVCDDNSNLAFGVEICEDLWVPIPPSSRLAQAGAVLLFNPSASNELVGKADYRRQLVSGQSASCVAGYVYAGCNTGESTTDVVFGGHSLIAENGQMLAESDRFTHESRITIADIDIPRLHYSRMAMGTFRGGRGGGDYREISFANPVRKSDSPRELAREVVANPFVPGNPLKRDERCQEILSIQTSGLMKRIRHIGTKQAVIGISGGLDSTLALLVAVRAMELLGRPASDVLAVTMPGFGTTNRTYDNAVGLIKALGASMMVVDIKAACLQHFADIGHDKDVHDLTYENVQARERTQILMDLANKNGGIVIGTGDLSELALGWCTYNGDHMSMYGVNSGIPKTLIKYVVQWYADHEADETASKFLYDIIDTGISPELLPPSPDGEIAQLTEDILGPYDVHDFYLYYMLRTGAPPAKILYLAQHAFGDRFTREQLVQWMRVFYSRFFTQQFKRSCLPDGPKVGTVSLSPRGDWRMPSDASASLWLREVEEL is encoded by the coding sequence GTGAACCCATTGCTGAATTTCGGTTTCTCAAGAGTCGCCGCCGCCTCCCCTGAACTTCGGGTAGCCGACTGTGCGTTTAATGCCAATAAAATTATCGAAGTGATTGAACAAGCGTACAAGCAGCAGGTGGAATACCTTGTTCTCCCAGAGCTGTGCATCACCGGCTATACCTGCGCGGATTTGTTCATGCAGCGCCGGCTGCTAGATTCAGCCTTGGAGGCTCTGCTCGCAATCGCCGCCAAAACCGCGGACCTAAGCATGGTCGTGATTGCCGGTCTGCCCATCGACATCAGAGGCCGGCTTTATAATTGCGCCGCCGTTATACAGAGCGGAAGCATTCTCGGGATTGTGCCCAAGACCTGCATTCCCGGTTATAGCGAGTTCTACGAGCCCCGCTGGTTTGCCGGAGCCGAAGAATTGGAGACTTCGGAGCTGCGCATCGGCGGAGCCGCAGTCCCGATCGGCAGCGATCTTATGTTTGTCTGTGACGACAATTCCAATCTGGCCTTCGGCGTGGAAATCTGCGAAGATCTGTGGGTTCCCATTCCGCCGAGCAGCCGGCTGGCACAAGCGGGAGCGGTGCTGCTGTTCAACCCGTCCGCCAGCAACGAACTTGTCGGCAAAGCGGATTATCGGCGGCAGCTTGTCTCGGGGCAATCCGCTTCCTGCGTTGCCGGTTACGTCTATGCCGGCTGCAATACCGGCGAATCGACAACGGACGTCGTCTTCGGCGGCCACTCGCTTATCGCCGAGAACGGACAGATGCTGGCGGAATCCGACCGGTTCACCCATGAGAGCCGGATCACTATCGCCGATATCGACATTCCAAGACTCCATTATTCCCGCATGGCAATGGGAACCTTCCGGGGCGGCCGGGGCGGCGGCGATTACCGTGAGATTTCGTTCGCGAATCCCGTCCGCAAGAGCGATTCTCCCCGGGAGCTCGCCCGCGAAGTGGTCGCAAACCCCTTTGTCCCGGGCAATCCGCTTAAACGGGACGAACGCTGCCAGGAAATACTGTCGATTCAGACCTCCGGCCTGATGAAGCGCATACGCCACATCGGCACCAAGCAGGCGGTTATCGGCATTTCCGGCGGGCTTGATTCCACGCTGGCGCTGCTTGTGGCGGTAAGGGCGATGGAGCTTCTGGGCCGTCCGGCCAGCGACGTGCTCGCCGTTACAATGCCCGGATTCGGAACGACGAACCGGACTTACGATAACGCCGTCGGACTGATCAAGGCGCTGGGCGCTTCGATGATGGTCGTCGATATCAAAGCTGCCTGCCTGCAGCACTTCGCGGACATCGGGCATGACAAAGACGTGCACGACCTGACTTATGAGAATGTTCAGGCCAGAGAGCGTACGCAGATTCTGATGGACCTCGCCAACAAGAACGGCGGCATCGTCATTGGCACCGGCGACCTGTCCGAGCTGGCTCTCGGCTGGTGCACCTATAACGGCGACCATATGTCTATGTACGGCGTCAATTCGGGGATTCCGAAGACGCTGATCAAATATGTCGTCCAGTGGTATGCCGATCATGAAGCGGACGAGACCGCCAGTAAGTTTCTGTACGACATTATCGACACGGGAATCAGTCCGGAGCTGCTGCCGCCTTCACCGGATGGCGAGATCGCCCAGCTCACAGAAGACATTCTGGGCCCTTACGATGTGCATGATTTCTACCTGTATTACATGCTCAGAACGGGCGCTCCGCCCGCCAAAATTCTGTATCTCGCACAGCATGCATTCGGCGATCGCTTCACAAGAGAGCAGTTGGTACAGTGGATGCGCGTGTTCTACAGCCGCTTCTTCACCCAGCAGTTCAAACGCTCCTGCCTGCCAGACGGCCCGAAAGTCGGCACGGTCAGCCTGTCGCCACGCGGAGACTGGCGCATGCCAAGCGACGCCTCCGCCTCGCTGTGGCTGCGGGAAGTGGAAGAATTGTAA
- a CDS encoding LysR family transcriptional regulator → MDIRQLKYFLTIAEEGQITSAAKKLQMAQPPLSQQLKQLEEELGVKLVERGPRSIHLTDAGVILRNRAQQILDLADATTREIGDYVKGLTGTLSIGTVSSSGSALLQNRLCEFHRTYEGVKFEIHEGNTFKIIDLLSKGIVELGIVRTPFNPANLECRYTDSEPMIAVMTRELDFKPGHAMIELGELEDKPLIIYRRFEQLITDACLEHGFEPLLFCMNDDARTTLLWANAGLGIGIIPKSAFGLVSSGNLLYKEISSDSLRTRIAAIMMKGKYASTLATKFFESFGQGER, encoded by the coding sequence ATGGACATTAGACAGCTCAAATATTTTTTGACCATTGCCGAGGAAGGCCAGATTACTTCGGCGGCGAAGAAGCTGCAAATGGCTCAGCCGCCGCTCAGCCAGCAGTTAAAGCAGCTGGAAGAAGAGCTTGGCGTCAAGCTGGTCGAACGGGGGCCGCGCAGCATACATCTGACCGACGCGGGAGTGATTTTGCGGAACCGGGCGCAGCAGATTCTCGATTTGGCCGATGCGACGACCAGGGAAATCGGCGATTATGTCAAAGGATTGACGGGAACGCTGTCCATCGGAACAGTCTCCTCCTCGGGCTCCGCCCTGCTGCAGAATCGGCTGTGCGAGTTCCACCGGACCTATGAGGGAGTCAAATTCGAGATTCATGAAGGCAACACATTTAAGATCATCGACCTCTTAAGCAAGGGAATCGTGGAGCTCGGCATCGTGCGCACACCGTTCAATCCGGCCAATCTCGAATGCCGTTATACCGATTCCGAACCGATGATCGCCGTCATGACCCGGGAGCTTGATTTTAAACCCGGCCATGCCATGATTGAGCTAGGCGAACTGGAGGACAAGCCTCTCATTATCTACCGCCGGTTCGAGCAGCTCATTACCGATGCCTGCCTGGAGCATGGCTTCGAGCCGCTGCTGTTCTGTATGAACGACGATGCCCGGACGACGCTGCTGTGGGCCAACGCGGGCCTTGGGATCGGCATTATCCCTAAATCCGCCTTTGGGCTTGTGAGCAGCGGCAATCTGCTCTACAAAGAAATCAGCAGCGACTCATTGCGCACGCGGATTGCCGCTATTATGATGAAGGGAAAATATGCGTCTACCCTGGCGACCAAGTTCTTTGAGAGCTTTGGTCAAGGAGAACGCTGA
- a CDS encoding ABC transporter ATP-binding protein — MNKITVFLKPYRKQLIIGPIFKLLEAILELLLPTIVALMVNRGIGSHDSAYVYRMGGLMLLMSILGFACSMVCQYSASRASQGFGTRLRNAMFRHISSLSYAELDRFGTPSLINRITNDVNQLQLAVAMLIRLVIRAPFIAIGAIIMAMILDLRLSLVLLAAAPVFAVLLYWIISRSSPLYRRYQQKLDSIAQVLSENLSGIRVIRAFAKRRKERERFGAAADDVTATALHVGRISALLSPLTSLVVNAAILVILWAGGVHINAGRLSQGEIIAFINYVTQILLALIVTSNLVIIFTKANSSLARVNEVLTVSSSVTEPEHPILPPFAETGDAAASSPIQAGRTDGSEPAAQVPAIEFDHVSFGYSRAGELALDDISVKIWQGETVGLIGGTGSGKSTFVNLIPRFYDAFSGEVRVNGVNVKDYPLLRLRESIGIVPQKAVLFTGTIEDNIRWGKTEATEDEIRAAAAVAQAEEFISKLPEGLGTEVSRGGLNLSGGQKQRLTIARAVVGSPDILILDDSSSALDFATDAALRRELKETRAGMTTLVVSQRVGTVRQADRIIVFEDGRIAGIGRHEDLLYSCEVYREICNSQLSSEEAAL; from the coding sequence ATGAATAAGATTACTGTATTTCTGAAGCCTTACCGGAAACAGCTGATTATCGGTCCGATTTTCAAGCTGCTGGAGGCGATCCTCGAACTGCTGCTGCCGACCATCGTCGCGCTGATGGTGAACAGGGGCATCGGATCGCATGACTCCGCTTATGTGTACCGGATGGGAGGACTGATGCTGCTGATGTCCATCCTTGGCTTCGCCTGCTCCATGGTATGCCAGTATTCGGCGTCCCGGGCGTCCCAGGGCTTCGGGACAAGGCTGCGGAATGCCATGTTCCGGCATATTTCTTCACTCTCCTATGCGGAGCTTGACCGGTTCGGCACACCTTCGCTCATCAACCGGATTACCAATGACGTGAATCAGCTGCAGCTGGCGGTTGCCATGCTGATCCGGCTTGTGATCCGCGCGCCGTTTATCGCCATTGGAGCGATTATCATGGCCATGATTCTCGATTTACGCTTGTCGCTTGTGCTGCTGGCGGCCGCGCCGGTCTTTGCTGTATTGCTGTACTGGATCATCTCGCGCTCATCGCCGCTGTACCGCCGGTATCAGCAGAAGCTGGATTCAATCGCCCAAGTGCTGAGCGAGAATCTGTCTGGCATCCGGGTCATCCGCGCTTTCGCCAAGCGGCGCAAGGAAAGGGAACGCTTCGGCGCAGCCGCGGACGATGTAACGGCGACCGCTCTGCATGTCGGCCGGATTTCCGCTCTGCTCAGTCCATTGACCTCATTGGTGGTCAATGCGGCCATCCTCGTGATTCTATGGGCGGGGGGCGTTCACATTAATGCGGGCCGGCTCTCGCAAGGGGAAATCATCGCTTTTATCAACTATGTCACCCAGATTTTGCTGGCGCTGATCGTCACCTCGAATTTGGTGATTATATTCACCAAAGCTAATTCGTCGCTGGCCAGAGTAAACGAAGTGCTGACGGTGTCTAGTTCGGTCACGGAGCCGGAGCATCCGATACTTCCGCCATTTGCAGAAACAGGAGATGCAGCCGCATCCTCTCCCATACAAGCAGGGCGAACCGATGGTTCCGAGCCAGCCGCTCAGGTTCCCGCCATTGAGTTCGACCATGTTTCTTTCGGATACAGCAGGGCCGGAGAGCTTGCGCTGGACGATATTTCCGTGAAGATCTGGCAGGGCGAGACCGTGGGTCTGATTGGCGGCACGGGCTCGGGCAAATCGACGTTCGTCAATCTGATCCCCCGCTTTTATGACGCCTTCTCGGGCGAGGTGCGGGTGAACGGAGTGAACGTCAAGGATTATCCGCTTCTCCGGCTCAGAGAGTCCATCGGCATCGTCCCGCAGAAGGCGGTGCTCTTTACGGGCACGATTGAGGACAATATCCGCTGGGGGAAGACGGAGGCGACCGAAGACGAAATCCGAGCGGCGGCGGCTGTCGCGCAGGCGGAGGAGTTCATTTCCAAGCTGCCCGAGGGCCTGGGTACGGAGGTTTCCCGAGGCGGATTGAACCTTTCCGGCGGGCAGAAGCAGCGTCTGACCATCGCGCGGGCGGTGGTCGGCAGTCCGGACATTCTGATTCTGGACGATTCTTCCAGCGCGCTCGATTTTGCTACCGACGCGGCGCTGCGCCGCGAGTTGAAAGAGACCCGAGCCGGGATGACGACGCTTGTCGTCTCCCAGCGGGTCGGCACCGTCCGGCAGGCCGACAGAATTATCGTGTTCGAAGACGGCCGGATTGCCGGCATCGGCCGGCATGAGGATTTACTGTACAGCTGCGAGGTATACCGAGAAATCTGCAACTCCCAGCTGTCAAGCGAGGAGGCGGCTTTATGA
- a CDS encoding ABC transporter ATP-binding protein yields MNGKQVWKRLIIYTAQFRSSAILAALCAILSVAASLIGPLLIARAVDNMIGPGKVDFDALLRLILELAIVFLAGGLCGWLLTYLTNRLAYHTVNRMRNDLFDKLNVLPLKFHDNHPQGDLISRFVNDMDSVSDGLLQGFQTLLTGAVTIVGAIGLMLYISPLMTVVVLLSAPASYYMARFITTRSQQLFRDQAKILGGLNGYVEEVVGGQKIVQAFHYEDNTYERFEGLNGELYQAGVNAQFYGSLSGPTTRLVNNITFSVIAIIGCIVIIAGRLSVGDLSGFLIYSNLFAKPFNEITGVITQLQSATASAQRIFAVLDLEPEQPDALDAYDPEPGQGTVVFDKVKFAYDPKRPLITDFSLEVKPGTRVAIVGQTGAGKTTLVNLLMRFYDVDGGVIRIGGVDIKDMTRDSLRRNFGMVLQDTWLFGGTIRDNIAYGKPEATDEEVIAAAKAVSAHSFIKRLPDGYNTVISGSGDNLSQGQKQLLTIARVMLADPPMLILDEATSSIDTRTEIRIQRAFLKMMDGRTSFVIAHRLSTIRESDLILFMKDGDIVESGTHEQLLRQDGYYARLYNSQFAAV; encoded by the coding sequence ATGAACGGCAAGCAGGTTTGGAAAAGATTGATCATCTATACCGCGCAGTTTAGAAGCTCCGCCATTCTGGCGGCGCTCTGCGCCATACTCAGCGTGGCGGCCAGCCTGATCGGTCCGCTGCTGATCGCCCGGGCGGTCGATAATATGATCGGACCGGGGAAGGTTGATTTTGATGCGCTGCTGAGGCTCATCCTGGAATTGGCGATTGTATTTCTTGCTGGTGGCCTGTGCGGCTGGCTGCTGACCTATCTTACGAACCGGCTCGCCTATCATACGGTAAACCGCATGCGGAACGACCTTTTCGACAAGCTGAACGTCCTGCCGCTGAAATTCCATGACAACCACCCTCAGGGCGACCTGATCAGCCGGTTCGTGAACGACATGGACTCCGTTTCGGACGGTCTGCTCCAAGGCTTTCAGACTCTGCTTACCGGCGCCGTTACAATCGTTGGCGCGATCGGACTTATGCTATATATCAGCCCGCTCATGACTGTGGTCGTGCTGTTGTCCGCGCCAGCTTCGTACTATATGGCCCGGTTCATTACGACGCGCTCGCAGCAGCTTTTCCGCGATCAGGCCAAAATTCTCGGCGGTCTTAATGGTTATGTGGAAGAAGTGGTCGGCGGGCAAAAAATCGTTCAGGCTTTCCATTATGAGGACAATACCTATGAACGGTTCGAAGGGCTGAACGGGGAACTGTATCAGGCCGGCGTCAATGCGCAGTTCTACGGTTCTCTCTCCGGACCGACGACCCGGCTAGTCAACAACATTACGTTTTCCGTTATCGCGATTATCGGCTGTATCGTCATTATTGCGGGACGATTGAGCGTCGGGGATTTGTCCGGCTTTCTGATCTACTCCAATCTGTTCGCCAAGCCTTTTAATGAAATAACCGGCGTCATTACGCAGCTTCAGTCGGCGACGGCCTCGGCGCAGCGTATCTTTGCGGTTCTGGACCTTGAGCCTGAGCAGCCAGACGCTCTGGATGCGTATGACCCTGAGCCGGGACAGGGGACGGTTGTATTCGACAAGGTCAAGTTTGCCTATGATCCCAAACGTCCATTGATTACGGATTTTAGCCTGGAAGTCAAACCGGGCACCCGGGTCGCAATTGTCGGACAGACGGGAGCAGGCAAGACGACGCTGGTTAACCTGCTGATGCGTTTTTATGATGTCGACGGCGGCGTGATCAGAATCGGAGGCGTGGACATCAAGGATATGACGCGCGACAGCCTGCGCCGCAATTTCGGCATGGTGCTGCAGGATACGTGGCTGTTCGGCGGAACAATCCGGGACAATATCGCTTACGGCAAGCCGGAGGCGACCGATGAAGAAGTCATTGCCGCCGCCAAGGCCGTGAGCGCACACAGCTTCATCAAACGTCTCCCGGACGGCTATAACACCGTGATCAGCGGCTCCGGCGACAACCTGTCCCAGGGACAGAAGCAGCTGCTTACGATCGCGCGTGTGATGCTGGCCGACCCGCCGATGCTCATTCTGGACGAGGCGACGAGCAGCATCGATACCCGGACCGAAATCCGAATCCAGCGAGCTTTCCTGAAAATGATGGACGGACGCACCAGCTTCGTCATCGCCCACCGGCTGTCCACGATCCGTGAGTCGGACCTTATTCTGTTCATGAAGGACGGCGACATCGTGGAAAGCGGAACCCATGAGCAGCTTCTCCGTCAGGACGGCTATTACGCCCGGCTGTACAACAGCCAGTTTGCGGCAGTTTAA
- a CDS encoding nitroreductase family protein, with amino-acid sequence MNTQAAVNPFLDIVQARRSAMNFVEGVKIPQSELEEIFSHTRLAPSAFNLQHARYKVIADPALKEQIRESAYGQYKIHTASAVIVVLGDMHAYEQAPEIYGGLKMLGAMSQEEYDGMIGAINQAYIGKEAFQRDEAIRNASLSAMQFMLIAKDKGWDTCPMIGFDPEAVKNVLGLPDHLVPVMLITIGKDNQRKIRPRGYRKPVGEFVDFM; translated from the coding sequence ATGAATACCCAAGCAGCCGTTAACCCTTTTTTAGACATTGTACAAGCCCGCAGATCGGCCATGAATTTCGTGGAGGGTGTCAAAATTCCGCAGAGCGAACTGGAAGAAATCTTCTCCCATACCAGACTCGCTCCTTCGGCTTTCAATCTACAGCACGCTCGTTATAAAGTAATCGCAGACCCGGCGCTTAAGGAACAGATCCGCGAGAGCGCCTACGGACAATACAAAATTCATACCGCCTCCGCAGTCATTGTCGTCCTGGGCGATATGCATGCCTACGAGCAGGCGCCGGAAATTTACGGCGGTCTCAAAATGCTGGGGGCGATGTCGCAGGAGGAATATGACGGGATGATCGGCGCGATCAATCAGGCATACATAGGCAAAGAGGCTTTCCAGCGCGACGAGGCGATCCGCAACGCTTCACTGTCCGCCATGCAGTTCATGCTAATCGCCAAAGACAAGGGCTGGGATACGTGCCCGATGATCGGATTCGATCCGGAGGCCGTCAAGAACGTTCTTGGACTGCCGGACCATCTTGTTCCCGTTATGCTGATCACCATCGGCAAGGACAACCAACGCAAGATCAGACCGCGCGGCTACCGCAAGCCGGTGGGCGAGTTCGTCGATTTTATGTAA
- a CDS encoding SGNH/GDSL hydrolase family protein — MLFKENDVILFQGDSITDVGRNRFDAYSLGNGYPLMVAGRLGMLFPENKLTFYNRGIGGDRAADLVRRWDRDCLALKPTWVSIYVGINESWCRYDSGDETTPEAYEAQYRNLLDRTRQSLDAKLIMIEPFVLPVQGLNRDWREDLDPKIAVVRKLAREYGALLVPLDGLFAAASMKADPAYWAEDGVHPTPAGHALITEAWLKAVGVN; from the coding sequence ATGCTCTTTAAAGAAAACGACGTGATTTTGTTCCAGGGCGACAGTATTACCGACGTTGGCCGCAACCGCTTCGACGCTTATTCGCTGGGAAACGGTTATCCCCTGATGGTTGCCGGACGGCTTGGCATGCTGTTTCCGGAGAATAAGCTTACATTCTACAACCGGGGCATCGGCGGCGACCGGGCTGCCGATCTCGTGCGGCGCTGGGACAGGGACTGCCTTGCGCTGAAGCCGACCTGGGTATCCATCTATGTCGGCATCAACGAGAGCTGGTGCCGGTACGACAGCGGCGATGAGACGACGCCGGAAGCGTACGAAGCGCAATACCGGAATCTGCTGGACCGCACGCGGCAGTCTCTGGATGCGAAGCTGATCATGATCGAGCCGTTCGTCCTGCCGGTTCAGGGACTGAACCGCGACTGGCGGGAGGATTTGGACCCGAAAATCGCGGTTGTGCGGAAGCTGGCCCGCGAGTATGGGGCGCTGCTGGTGCCGCTTGACGGTCTGTTCGCTGCCGCTTCGATGAAGGCCGACCCGGCCTACTGGGCCGAAGACGGCGTTCACCCGACCCCCGCGGGTCACGCGCTGATTACCGAAGCGTGGTTGAAAGCGGTTGGAGTGAACTGA
- a CDS encoding metallophosphoesterase family protein, translating to MTYTIAVISDIHSNALALEAVLQDIDRSGTDLIVNLGDSLFGPVDPLGTARLLRQRGDIVNIMGNCDEILLEKDSNSLTYRHVKPLLNADTEAWIADHLAVWRYEDLLFCHGTPFANGQYLLEEVTETGVLYKKAETLQAELHTIQERGIFCGHSHVYHTLTLPDGKWLVNPGSVGLPAYADDLPFPHSMESGTPCASFCMVRRTEGTGWNVEHKLIPYDWNKAADIAERNGRPDYAIAIRSGRAR from the coding sequence ATGACCTACACTATAGCGGTAATTTCGGACATACATAGCAACGCACTGGCGCTGGAGGCGGTTCTGCAGGACATTGACCGGAGCGGCACCGATCTAATCGTCAATCTGGGGGACAGTTTGTTCGGTCCGGTAGATCCGCTCGGGACGGCAAGGCTGCTTAGGCAGCGCGGCGATATCGTCAATATCATGGGGAACTGCGACGAGATTCTTTTGGAGAAGGACAGCAACTCGCTGACGTACCGCCATGTTAAGCCGCTGCTTAATGCCGACACGGAAGCATGGATTGCGGACCATTTAGCCGTATGGCGCTATGAGGACCTGCTGTTCTGTCACGGAACTCCTTTTGCGAATGGACAGTATTTGCTTGAAGAAGTAACCGAAACCGGCGTTTTGTATAAAAAAGCGGAAACGTTGCAGGCGGAGCTGCACACTATACAGGAGCGCGGCATTTTCTGCGGACACAGCCATGTATATCATACCTTAACGCTGCCGGATGGCAAATGGCTCGTCAATCCGGGCAGCGTCGGCTTGCCCGCTTACGCGGATGATCTTCCTTTTCCCCATAGTATGGAATCGGGCACGCCTTGCGCAAGCTTTTGCATGGTTCGCAGGACGGAAGGAACAGGCTGGAACGTAGAGCATAAGCTGATCCCATACGATTGGAATAAGGCAGCCGATATTGCGGAAAGAAACGGAAGACCCGACTATGCGATTGCCATCCGCAGCGGTAGAGCACGGTAA
- the map gene encoding type I methionyl aminopeptidase: MTSDTEQDLEGLKAVGKVVGFTIAEMKKSVKPGMTTLELDKIGAEILKRFGAKSAPRETYDFPGDTCISVNEEVAHGIPGPKVIRAGDLINIDVSAELNGYYGDAAVSFQLPPYNQKLLRLCASAEETMMSVISHLRAGMRVNEIGRVMESEARKRGYKVVRNLCSHGIGKTLHDKPHEILPYYNPRETTVLKPNQVITIEPFLSTGAEFVDQQADGWTLTVPDNSRVAQFEHTIIITKGRPIILTGA, from the coding sequence ATGACAAGTGATACAGAGCAAGATTTGGAAGGATTGAAAGCCGTAGGAAAGGTCGTCGGGTTCACCATCGCAGAGATGAAAAAAAGTGTAAAGCCCGGCATGACAACGCTGGAGCTTGACAAGATCGGAGCGGAAATTCTGAAGCGTTTCGGGGCGAAGTCGGCTCCGAGGGAAACGTACGATTTTCCGGGCGATACGTGCATCAGTGTGAACGAAGAAGTGGCGCACGGCATTCCGGGTCCGAAAGTGATCCGTGCCGGTGACCTTATCAACATCGATGTATCCGCTGAACTGAACGGTTACTATGGCGATGCCGCCGTGTCATTTCAGCTGCCTCCATACAACCAGAAGCTGCTGCGCCTGTGCGCCAGCGCCGAGGAAACGATGATGAGCGTAATATCCCATTTGCGTGCGGGGATGAGGGTTAACGAAATCGGCAGAGTGATGGAGTCGGAGGCCCGCAAACGCGGTTACAAAGTGGTGCGGAACCTGTGCAGCCACGGGATCGGCAAAACGCTGCATGATAAGCCGCATGAAATCCTGCCCTATTACAACCCCCGCGAGACAACCGTTCTGAAACCAAATCAGGTTATAACGATTGAGCCGTTTCTATCGACCGGCGCGGAATTTGTAGACCAGCAGGCGGACGGGTGGACTCTGACCGTACCCGATAACAGCCGGGTCGCGCAGTTCGAGCATACGATCATTATAACCAAGGGACGGCCCATCATCTTGACAGGCGCCTGA
- a CDS encoding aminoacyl-tRNA deacylase, which produces MEHKEHKEQLEQVLQEKGVEYEIIKHEGPIKTAQEGAAFFGIEIGQTAPALVLRAGNEYFALIVSGDRGRVNLEETAALMGYDSLKMASPKQVLQLTGYEVGSVSLMLPLPCIVDRRLFRYPFIYGGTGEPSSTLKISPQALEQLNKVVAYLD; this is translated from the coding sequence ATGGAACACAAGGAACACAAGGAACAATTGGAACAGGTGTTACAGGAAAAAGGAGTCGAATATGAAATCATTAAGCATGAAGGACCGATTAAAACGGCGCAGGAAGGCGCAGCCTTTTTTGGAATCGAAATTGGACAGACCGCGCCAGCTTTGGTTCTGAGAGCCGGAAATGAGTACTTCGCCCTGATTGTTTCCGGCGACCGCGGACGTGTCAACCTGGAAGAAACGGCGGCTCTTATGGGATATGATTCTCTAAAAATGGCAAGCCCCAAGCAGGTTCTGCAGCTTACCGGATATGAAGTGGGCAGTGTATCGCTGATGCTTCCGCTGCCCTGCATTGTGGACCGCAGGCTCTTCCGCTATCCTTTCATTTACGGAGGCACGGGAGAGCCCAGTTCCACCCTGAAAATATCGCCGCAAGCGTTGGAACAACTGAATAAAGTCGTCGCCTACCTGGATTAA
- a CDS encoding Rrf2 family transcriptional regulator, whose translation MNISTRFAVAIHILALLETFKEGKNTSEWIAGSVGTNPVVIRRITSMLGKAGLIEVRPGIAGAKLARAAGEITLLDIYLAVDAVGQDSLFAVHDHPNPDCPVGQNIAGAIIPVFSLAQQAMEDILGKVTLAQIASQIPV comes from the coding sequence ATGAACATTAGCACACGATTTGCGGTTGCCATCCATATCCTGGCCCTGCTTGAGACCTTCAAAGAAGGCAAGAACACCTCCGAATGGATCGCGGGAAGCGTGGGTACGAATCCGGTAGTGATCCGCCGGATTACAAGCATGCTTGGCAAAGCGGGTCTTATCGAGGTTCGGCCGGGGATCGCAGGCGCCAAGCTGGCCCGCGCCGCCGGAGAGATTACGCTGCTGGATATTTATTTGGCGGTCGATGCCGTTGGACAGGATTCCCTGTTCGCTGTTCACGATCATCCGAATCCGGACTGTCCTGTCGGTCAGAACATCGCGGGGGCCATCATTCCGGTGTTTTCGCTCGCCCAGCAGGCGATGGAGGACATTCTCGGCAAGGTGACGCTGGCGCAGATTGCCTCACAAATCCCGGTCTGA
- a CDS encoding IS200/IS605 family accessory protein TnpB-related protein: protein MDANGTVLARIFINQAKEKDRMRQIIGKLKQAQRQSGIGVKPNFWRRMNGLQTHIVHDTAHRILAFAQKHSAEVIVMEFLGKMRLPKGTWGAKRLRAKLQFWVKRRIQTKVTEMAHFLGMRVSMVNPANTSALAFDGSGFVKRNTKRDVAVFATGKTYHADLNASYNIGARYVLRSIHKATTEKKWLSLEAKDPSLTKRTYWTLASLIRVQQALNLQS from the coding sequence ATGGACGCTAACGGCACTGTCTTGGCGAGGATCTTTATCAACCAAGCCAAAGAAAAAGATCGGATGCGCCAAATCATAGGCAAACTGAAACAAGCCCAGCGTCAATCCGGTATAGGGGTAAAACCGAATTTCTGGCGGCGGATGAACGGCTTACAGACGCATATCGTTCACGATACCGCGCATCGAATCCTCGCCTTTGCCCAAAAGCACAGCGCAGAGGTCATTGTCATGGAGTTTTTAGGCAAGATGCGTTTGCCTAAAGGAACGTGGGGAGCCAAGCGGCTTCGTGCCAAACTCCAGTTTTGGGTGAAACGGCGCATCCAAACGAAAGTGACCGAAATGGCGCATTTCTTGGGAATGCGGGTTTCCATGGTCAACCCTGCGAATACAAGTGCGCTTGCTTTTGATGGCAGTGGATTTGTAAAACGAAACACGAAGCGTGATGTTGCTGTATTCGCAACAGGAAAAACGTATCACGCGGACCTTAATGCCTCGTATAACATCGGCGCACGGTACGTGTTGCGCAGTATACACAAAGCCACAACTGAAAAGAAGTGGTTGTCTTTGGAGGCAAAAGACCCTTCATTGACAAAACGAACGTATTGGACGTTGGCTTCCCTCATTCGGGTGCAACAGGCGCTGAACCTTCAATCATGA